Proteins encoded in a region of the Clostridium butyricum genome:
- a CDS encoding S8 family peptidase, with the protein MANLEHNATSKTDASIGLLANVPRSILNRIYGKLNIQTYGEEKIELTILYRYTSQSAKDLVESLGGEFYDLNFNFALVYLPIIKLKDLATSSEIQYMELPKGLIESDLESNREACVLQTYSSYNISGKGVIVGFIDSGIDYMHPAFMDEKGNTRIEYIYDLSDGNKTYDKNEIDRAIKSENPYSIVPQQDLTGHGTHVAGEACGGGKIPARYRGVAPESSIIMVKGSRGKWVLSSQIMVGLKFLLDKSKELDMPIVVNISLSTNDGAHNGTSLLEQYISAIANLERVTIVIAAGNEGDAGHHAGGEFQKIQSRSFTVASDESMIVINIYKSILPDITINIIGPTGQQSGYIKISQGYFNGNIGRDRFDIYVSGPKPFGLESEIQIIITSISSDYLIPGTWSIELDVINDYKGSYSIWLPISEGLNSETKFLDSNQFNTLGIPATVRNIIAVGSYNGRTNTLSSYSGRGEQVSCTQLIRPDIVAPGENVIGPLPGGGYDTKTGTSMATPIVAGICALFNEWGIIKGNDPYLFGQRLKYYLVKGAQRSRSDISYPNPSWGYGTICANESFFILENDLNILMSRNLNRDNELGIESSSNNYMETNDVAKNVSAAINVLNNAVKNENIDPDEIIGLIVQYYTEEDLVEINKLPNTSAISISESYAVVRIPIKEASKLIPYVKEIPNIYNVNLYTLSSLSPVEASGVSLFSNNPYLLLDGTDVIVGILDSGIDYLNKEFMREDDTTRILRIWDQTIEGDKPVENLKLGTEYTESQINEAIKISKEGGDPYSIVPSKDEIGHGTMSAGVIGGRGINPDLLGAAPNCNFVVVKIKPVGDFVLKYGGVSTDKIAYGNIELILAIRYLRIISSKLKKPMVIYFPFGTNTGAHDGTDDMEGVLEVQGRRNGIVAVVGTGNQGDTQTHIEGKFEQDEKMKTIRIKIGKNQKDLNFQIYCQKPDKVEVGIVSPSGEILDKLDIKFRKIEDYKFIYEGTSVTIVYLYPDEYNADETIIIKFKDIREGIWQIRLYGEKIVDGRYWAWLPQRELLDSDTRFFDPTERTTLTVPATGRGVLATAYYNQDLNSTVSKSGRGYTRDGRIKPDIAAGGVNAIVPKPGGGTTVATGSSVATSVLAGCCALILQWAIINGNDPEVRARKLISYVVRGAKMRQGDIYPNIDWGYGMLDMKNIFDSFRSQKQLKEIRDSIDKDGNPKYIEFSIIRKRVINKLYDEFTKNNLFFRIPR; encoded by the coding sequence ATGGCCAATTTAGAACATAATGCTACGTCAAAAACAGATGCATCTATAGGACTTTTAGCCAATGTACCAAGGTCAATACTAAATAGAATATATGGAAAGCTAAATATTCAAACTTATGGAGAAGAGAAAATTGAATTAACTATTCTATATAGATATACATCACAGAGTGCGAAAGATTTAGTTGAAAGCTTAGGAGGAGAGTTTTATGATTTGAATTTTAATTTTGCGTTAGTATATTTACCGATAATAAAATTGAAGGATTTGGCAACTAGTTCGGAAATACAGTATATGGAACTACCAAAAGGTCTGATTGAATCTGACTTGGAAAGCAATAGAGAAGCATGCGTTTTACAAACATATTCAAGTTATAATATTTCTGGAAAGGGTGTCATAGTAGGTTTTATAGACTCAGGAATTGATTATATGCATCCTGCATTTATGGATGAAAAAGGAAATACAAGAATTGAGTATATTTATGATTTGAGTGATGGGAACAAGACTTATGATAAAAATGAAATTGACAGAGCAATTAAATCTGAAAATCCATATAGCATAGTGCCACAACAGGATTTAACTGGACACGGTACTCATGTTGCTGGAGAAGCATGTGGAGGTGGTAAAATACCTGCAAGATATAGAGGTGTAGCACCAGAGTCATCTATAATAATGGTCAAGGGTAGTAGAGGAAAATGGGTATTAAGTTCTCAAATAATGGTTGGACTTAAATTTTTGCTAGATAAAAGCAAGGAATTAGATATGCCTATAGTTGTTAATATAAGCTTAAGTACCAATGATGGAGCACATAATGGAACGAGTTTACTTGAACAATATATAAGTGCTATAGCTAACTTAGAACGAGTTACAATTGTTATTGCAGCAGGAAATGAGGGAGATGCAGGACATCATGCTGGCGGTGAATTTCAAAAGATTCAAAGTAGATCATTTACTGTAGCAAGTGATGAATCGATGATAGTTATAAATATATACAAATCAATACTTCCTGATATAACAATTAATATAATAGGGCCAACAGGACAACAAAGTGGTTATATTAAGATATCTCAAGGATATTTTAATGGAAATATTGGTAGAGATAGATTTGATATATATGTTTCAGGACCTAAGCCATTTGGACTAGAAAGTGAAATTCAAATAATAATAACATCAATATCATCGGATTATTTAATACCAGGAACATGGAGTATAGAACTTGATGTTATAAATGACTATAAAGGATCGTATTCTATTTGGCTTCCAATATCAGAAGGGCTTAACTCGGAAACTAAATTTTTGGATTCAAATCAGTTTAATACTTTAGGAATACCGGCTACTGTTAGGAATATAATTGCAGTTGGAAGTTATAATGGAAGAACAAATACATTATCTTCGTATAGTGGAAGAGGAGAACAAGTATCATGTACTCAACTTATTAGACCAGATATTGTAGCACCTGGAGAGAATGTTATAGGTCCATTACCTGGTGGTGGGTATGATACTAAGACAGGAACTTCTATGGCAACTCCAATAGTTGCTGGAATTTGTGCACTTTTTAATGAATGGGGCATAATAAAAGGAAATGATCCTTATTTATTTGGCCAGAGATTAAAATATTATCTGGTAAAAGGAGCACAGAGGAGTAGGTCGGATATAAGTTATCCTAATCCATCATGGGGATATGGAACAATTTGTGCAAATGAGAGTTTTTTTATTCTTGAAAATGATTTAAATATACTAATGTCTAGAAATTTAAATAGGGATAATGAACTTGGTATAGAAAGTAGTAGTAATAATTACATGGAAACAAATGATGTTGCTAAAAATGTTTCAGCGGCAATAAATGTATTAAATAACGCTGTGAAAAATGAAAATATTGATCCGGATGAGATTATTGGATTAATTGTACAATATTATACAGAAGAAGACTTGGTTGAAATAAATAAGTTGCCTAATACATCAGCAATATCTATATCAGAGTCATATGCAGTTGTTAGAATTCCTATTAAAGAAGCTTCTAAGCTTATTCCTTATGTTAAAGAAATTCCAAACATATATAATGTAAATCTTTATACATTATCATCATTATCTCCAGTTGAAGCAAGTGGTGTATCATTATTTAGCAATAATCCATATTTATTATTAGATGGTACAGATGTAATAGTAGGAATACTAGATAGTGGTATTGATTATTTAAATAAAGAATTTATGAGAGAAGATGATACCACAAGAATATTAAGAATATGGGATCAAACTATAGAAGGAGATAAACCTGTTGAAAATTTAAAATTAGGAACAGAATATACGGAGAGTCAAATTAATGAAGCAATAAAAATATCCAAGGAAGGTGGAGATCCATACAGCATAGTACCTTCAAAAGATGAAATAGGACATGGGACAATGAGTGCAGGAGTTATTGGCGGAAGAGGAATTAATCCAGATTTACTTGGAGCTGCACCCAACTGTAATTTTGTTGTTGTGAAAATTAAGCCAGTAGGAGATTTTGTATTGAAATATGGAGGGGTTTCAACAGATAAGATAGCATATGGGAATATTGAGTTAATACTAGCAATAAGGTACCTAAGAATAATATCATCTAAGTTAAAAAAACCAATGGTGATTTATTTTCCTTTTGGAACTAATACTGGTGCTCATGATGGAACTGATGATATGGAAGGTGTTTTAGAAGTTCAAGGTAGAAGAAATGGTATAGTTGCAGTTGTTGGAACTGGAAATCAAGGTGATACTCAAACTCATATCGAAGGAAAATTTGAGCAAGATGAAAAAATGAAAACAATAAGAATAAAAATAGGAAAAAATCAAAAAGATTTAAATTTTCAAATTTATTGTCAGAAGCCAGATAAAGTAGAAGTTGGAATAGTATCACCATCAGGAGAAATTTTAGATAAACTGGATATAAAATTTAGAAAAATAGAAGATTATAAATTTATATATGAAGGCACAAGTGTAACAATAGTCTATTTATATCCAGATGAGTATAACGCAGATGAAACAATTATAATTAAATTTAAGGACATAAGAGAGGGAATATGGCAAATAAGGTTGTATGGCGAGAAAATAGTTGATGGGAGATATTGGGCTTGGCTTCCTCAACGGGAACTTTTAGATAGTGATACGCGTTTTTTTGATCCAACGGAAAGAACTACTTTAACTGTGCCTGCAACAGGAAGAGGAGTTTTAGCTACAGCTTATTATAATCAGGATTTAAATTCAACTGTATCTAAATCTGGAAGAGGATATACGAGAGATGGTAGGATAAAACCTGATATAGCAGCAGGTGGAGTAAATGCAATTGTTCCAAAACCTGGAGGAGGAACAACAGTAGCAACAGGGTCATCTGTAGCTACATCTGTACTTGCAGGATGCTGTGCATTAATTCTTCAATGGGCAATTATTAATGGCAATGATCCAGAGGTCAGAGCAAGAAAACTCATAAGTTATGTTGTTAGAGGAGCTAAGATGAGACAAGGTGATATATATCCCAATATTGACTGGGGATATGGAATGCTAGATATGAAAAATATTTTCGACAGTTTTAGAAGTCAAAAACAATTAAAAGAAATAAGAGACAGTATAGATAAAGATGGAAATCCTAAATATATTGAATTTTCAATAATTAGAAAAAGGGTAATTAATAAATTATACGATGAATTTACAAAAAACAATTTATTTTTCAGGATTCCTAGATAG
- a CDS encoding DUF3783 domain-containing protein codes for MAINYKCILAYGLSDEELDKIQKRRLKVKVVDDKNAGLRIIDLLCSNDMEAPCNKLPENEKALIFNGYNEKELRETIKFIRRFIEGGVLAVVTEQSSKWTFDYLIEHLIEEREAYKAQQGGQS; via the coding sequence ATGGCTATAAATTATAAGTGTATACTAGCATATGGTTTAAGTGATGAAGAACTTGATAAGATACAAAAAAGAAGACTAAAGGTAAAAGTAGTTGATGACAAAAATGCAGGATTAAGAATTATAGATTTACTTTGTAGTAATGATATGGAGGCTCCTTGTAATAAATTGCCTGAAAATGAAAAGGCACTTATTTTTAATGGATATAACGAAAAAGAACTTAGAGAAACTATTAAATTTATACGAAGATTCATAGAAGGCGGAGTATTAGCCGTTGTTACAGAGCAATCAAGTAAATGGACTTTTGATTATTTAATAGAACATCTAATAGAAGAGAGAGAAGCATATAAAGCACAACAAGGGGGGCAAAGTTAG
- a CDS encoding peptidylprolyl isomerase: MKNPIVTITMENGGVIKAELYPEVAPNTVNNFVDLVNRGFYDGLIFHRVIPGFMIQGGCPEGTGTGGPGYSIKGEFTSNGFKNDLKHSKGVLSMARAMHPDSAGSQFFIMVADAPHLDGQYASFGKVIEGMDEADKIVKSKRDVYDRPYEDQVIKTMTVDMQGESFKEPEIIEE, translated from the coding sequence ATGAAGAATCCAATTGTTACAATAACTATGGAAAATGGAGGCGTTATTAAGGCAGAATTATATCCAGAAGTTGCGCCTAACACAGTAAATAATTTTGTTGATTTAGTTAATAGAGGTTTTTATGATGGATTAATATTCCATAGAGTTATACCAGGATTTATGATCCAAGGTGGATGTCCAGAAGGTACAGGTACAGGCGGACCAGGATATTCTATAAAAGGTGAATTTACTTCTAATGGATTTAAGAATGACTTAAAACATTCAAAAGGAGTATTATCAATGGCTAGAGCTATGCATCCAGATTCAGCAGGAAGCCAATTCTTTATAATGGTAGCAGATGCACCACACTTAGATGGTCAATATGCATCATTTGGAAAAGTAATTGAAGGCATGGATGAAGCTGATAAAATTGTTAAATCAAAAAGAGATGTATATGACAGACCTTATGAAGATCAAGTGATTAAAACTATGACTGTTGATATGCAGGGTGAAAGTTTTAAAGAACCAGAAATAATAGAAGAATAA
- a CDS encoding HD-GYP domain-containing protein, translated as MRLVPLECIRENSLLGKNIYTADGRVLLRAGVELTSIRLKKIKDLKIFSLYIIDEYSSAEIEDVIKPELRQKSISVIKEVFSDIERISSVHKFEKRKLSEYSQKEQNYFNSINEVAEELLENVLSNKNVLLSLVDIKNMDNYTYAHCVNVAVISIIIGISLSLSKQNLIYLCMGALVHDIGKAFIPHEILQKPGKLTPEEFQVIKDHPKLGYDFLTQFYSLSAHIKLIVLQHHERFDGLGYPDGTTGNKISYLARIVSIADVYDALTSDRPYKRAMCPSDALEYIMSNAGTLFDYDIVNVFCKVIIPYPKGTIVSLSNGDIGIVEETLPNFPLRPIVKIIKSDNQEQIGAELNLIEYLSIVISDIRYEV; from the coding sequence ATGAGGCTAGTTCCTTTAGAATGTATTCGAGAGAATTCTCTACTTGGTAAAAATATATATACTGCTGACGGAAGAGTTTTATTAAGAGCTGGAGTAGAACTTACAAGTATTCGTCTAAAAAAAATTAAAGATTTAAAAATATTCTCTCTTTATATAATTGATGAATATAGCTCTGCCGAAATTGAGGATGTAATAAAACCTGAGTTAAGGCAAAAATCAATTTCCGTTATAAAAGAAGTATTTTCTGACATTGAACGAATTTCTTCTGTTCATAAATTCGAAAAGCGTAAACTTAGCGAATATTCTCAAAAAGAACAAAACTATTTTAATAGCATAAATGAGGTTGCAGAAGAACTCTTAGAAAATGTTTTAAGTAATAAAAACGTACTCTTATCTTTAGTTGACATAAAAAATATGGATAATTATACATATGCTCATTGTGTAAATGTAGCTGTTATCTCTATAATAATTGGAATAAGCTTAAGCTTAAGCAAACAAAACTTAATATACCTATGCATGGGTGCATTGGTACATGATATAGGTAAAGCTTTTATTCCGCACGAAATTCTTCAAAAGCCAGGTAAATTAACTCCTGAAGAATTTCAAGTTATAAAAGATCATCCTAAACTTGGATATGATTTTTTAACTCAATTCTATTCATTAAGTGCACATATAAAATTAATAGTTTTACAGCATCATGAACGATTTGATGGACTTGGCTATCCAGATGGAACTACTGGAAATAAAATAAGTTATCTTGCGCGAATTGTTTCTATTGCTGATGTATATGATGCATTAACTTCTGATAGACCATACAAACGAGCTATGTGCCCAAGTGATGCACTTGAATATATAATGTCAAATGCAGGTACATTGTTTGATTATGATATAGTTAATGTTTTTTGCAAAGTAATAATTCCATATCCAAAAGGTACCATTGTAAGCTTAAGCAATGGCGATATAGGAATTGTAGAAGAAACATTACCAAACTTCCCTTTACGTCCAATTGTAAAAATAATAAAAAGTGACAATCAAGAACAAATTGGTGCAGAATTAAATCTAATAGAATATCTATCAATTGTAATATCAGATATTCGTTATGAAGTATAA
- a CDS encoding helix-turn-helix domain-containing protein, whose product MSRVGENIKKAREKSGLTVKALAKKLGVAEKYLNEVEMGRKVAPESFIDKAAKVLKADLNDISMVVTDNDLMEEKKMFKELPKRKNDSNEVWTDAFSSVLRNVPIYNYSLTKNNGNKEMPVHSNKIEGYPQDKVFYIQIEDDEMIGFRMLKGDLAFAHIVKELSNNGFFLIEYNGKRKIRQVKILGNSKVLLVSNSGSLLTETMEVRDINVIAKLERVEITL is encoded by the coding sequence ATGAGTCGTGTAGGAGAAAATATAAAAAAAGCAAGAGAGAAAAGTGGATTAACTGTTAAGGCATTAGCAAAAAAACTTGGAGTTGCTGAGAAATATTTAAATGAAGTTGAAATGGGAAGAAAAGTTGCACCAGAATCATTTATAGATAAGGCTGCAAAAGTATTAAAAGCAGATTTAAATGATATAAGCATGGTTGTTACTGATAATGATCTTATGGAAGAAAAGAAGATGTTTAAAGAACTCCCTAAAAGAAAAAATGATAGCAACGAAGTTTGGACAGATGCATTCTCGTCTGTACTTAGAAATGTTCCAATATATAATTATTCATTAACAAAGAATAATGGAAATAAAGAAATGCCAGTACACTCTAATAAGATAGAAGGATATCCTCAAGATAAAGTCTTTTATATTCAGATTGAAGATGATGAAATGATAGGATTTAGAATGTTAAAGGGTGATCTTGCATTTGCTCATATAGTTAAGGAATTGAGTAATAATGGATTTTTCTTAATTGAATATAACGGTAAAAGAAAGATAAGACAAGTTAAGATTTTAGGAAATTCAAAAGTACTTTTAGTTAGCAATAGTGGTAGTCTTCTTACAGAAACAATGGAAGTAAGAGATATAAATGTAATTGCTAAGTTAGAGAGAGTAGAAATAACATTGTAA
- a CDS encoding 3D domain-containing protein: protein MSGEGKVIVNLKELILKRFSNGPKTKVIALITAVALLSITSVTVALTRKTLTINVDGKEQTFVTYKGTVQDVLNEQGIKVEEKDSIKPALNEKVQEDSIITLKKAVPIKIVCGNSEVQVNTSQETVKDVLESESDLLKDNGINFSEGLDEVSPKLDSKVEGDLTIQVVNVEKQEKKEMETIAYETVVEKDSKLMAGNTEVKTQGNNGQKEVTYEVVYKDGVEANRQVTSTKTISEPTTQVVVQGTGTILTASRGDGSGKKSITCSATAYSGGGVTSSGKRTSRDASGISTIAVDPTVIPIGSKVYVDGYGYAIAADTGGAIKGNKVDLYFNSEGECSSWGRKQVQVKIIAYPGEW from the coding sequence TTGTCAGGGGAGGGGAAAGTCATAGTTAATTTAAAAGAACTTATTCTTAAAAGATTTTCTAATGGTCCGAAGACAAAAGTAATTGCTTTAATAACTGCAGTTGCATTATTAAGCATTACTTCAGTGACAGTAGCATTAACAAGAAAGACACTTACTATAAATGTAGACGGTAAAGAGCAGACATTTGTCACGTATAAAGGGACCGTTCAAGATGTGTTAAATGAACAAGGAATAAAAGTAGAAGAAAAAGATAGCATAAAACCAGCATTAAATGAAAAAGTTCAAGAAGATAGCATAATAACACTAAAAAAAGCTGTACCTATTAAAATTGTTTGTGGTAATTCAGAGGTACAGGTTAATACATCACAAGAAACAGTAAAAGATGTTTTAGAATCAGAATCAGATTTACTAAAAGATAATGGAATAAACTTTAGTGAAGGACTGGATGAAGTATCACCAAAGCTTGATTCAAAGGTTGAAGGAGATTTAACAATACAAGTTGTTAATGTTGAAAAACAAGAGAAAAAAGAAATGGAAACGATAGCATATGAAACAGTAGTTGAAAAAGATAGTAAACTAATGGCCGGAAATACAGAGGTTAAGACTCAAGGAAATAATGGTCAAAAAGAAGTGACATATGAAGTTGTGTATAAAGATGGTGTAGAAGCTAATCGTCAAGTAACAAGCACAAAGACTATTTCAGAGCCTACTACTCAAGTTGTAGTTCAAGGAACTGGAACTATACTTACAGCTAGTAGAGGTGATGGATCAGGAAAAAAATCTATAACTTGTTCAGCAACTGCATATAGTGGTGGTGGTGTAACATCATCAGGAAAAAGAACTTCAAGAGATGCTAGTGGAATAAGTACTATAGCAGTAGATCCAACAGTAATACCAATAGGATCAAAGGTATATGTAGATGGATATGGATATGCTATTGCAGCAGATACTGGTGGAGCTATAAAAGGTAATAAAGTAGATTTGTATTTTAATTCAGAAGGTGAATGTAGTAGTTGGGGTAGAAAACAGGTACAAGTAAAGATTATTGCATATCCTGGTGAATGGTAA
- the murI gene encoding glutamate racemase, producing MDIKNSPIGFFDSGVGGLSVLKEAISIMPNENYIYFGDSKNAPYGTKELDEVKHLTFNAVDFLREKNVKAIVVACNTATSAAIEEIRNKHNDIPIIGIEPALKPAVKLKRNGKIIIMATPMTLREKKFKQLMVKYQEGSNIVPMPCAGLVEFIENGILEGDELEKYLKNKFDIYFDDIAAIVLGCTHYPFIKETLAKVVGSEIPLIDGGAGTSHELQRKLEEKGTISNSKNIGNVEIYNSTNDMKVIDFCYNLINV from the coding sequence TTGGATATTAAAAATAGTCCTATAGGATTTTTCGATTCAGGAGTAGGCGGATTGAGTGTACTGAAAGAAGCAATTTCAATAATGCCAAATGAGAATTATATATATTTTGGAGATTCAAAAAATGCTCCTTATGGAACAAAAGAACTTGATGAAGTAAAGCATCTTACATTTAATGCAGTAGATTTTTTACGTGAAAAGAATGTAAAAGCGATTGTTGTAGCTTGCAATACTGCAACTAGTGCAGCAATTGAGGAGATTAGAAATAAACATAATGATATTCCGATTATAGGTATTGAGCCTGCGTTAAAACCAGCTGTTAAATTAAAGCGAAATGGAAAAATAATAATAATGGCTACACCTATGACTTTAAGAGAGAAAAAATTTAAGCAATTAATGGTTAAATATCAGGAAGGATCAAATATAGTTCCTATGCCTTGTGCAGGACTTGTTGAATTTATAGAAAATGGAATACTTGAAGGTGATGAATTAGAAAAGTACTTAAAAAATAAATTTGATATTTATTTTGATGATATAGCAGCAATAGTTTTAGGATGTACACACTATCCGTTTATCAAGGAAACTTTAGCAAAGGTTGTTGGTAGTGAAATTCCTTTAATTGATGGGGGAGCTGGAACATCTCATGAGCTTCAGAGAAAGCTTGAAGAGAAAGGGACTATTTCTAATTCAAAAAACATAGGTAATGTTGAAATTTATAATTCTACAAATGATATGAAAGTTATAGATTTCTGTTATAATCTAATTAATGTGTAG